A section of the Candidatus Thioglobus autotrophicus genome encodes:
- a CDS encoding 4-phosphoerythronate dehydrogenase, with protein MKLIIDDACYAYDEIFSQFGKVITMAGRDINAKSVKDCDVLIVRSRTQVNQALLEGSSIKFVGSTVAGLDHVDQDYLKNNDIEFFSAQGCNSMAVAEFVISTIINLAEKHKFNYQQKTLGIIGVGNVGSRLAAKADLLGIKTLLNDPIRQHNENLGNFVDLDIALSADIVTFHTPLTFDGQYPSYKLLNQANFHHINEQTILFNAARGGVIDEKIWEKTQTLENVIDCWENEPNINQNLQKTAYLASPHIAGHSVDAKFMGSFMVYEALCEFFGEKQQENIKNLINPGVLMLKSDNLLDSLNEIYDFKQDTIAIKNIENFEIYRRNYPIRYEWPHYRSKTPLPIV; from the coding sequence ATGAAGCTTATTATTGACGACGCTTGCTACGCCTATGATGAAATTTTTTCTCAATTTGGGAAAGTTATTACAATGGCTGGACGTGATATTAACGCTAAATCTGTCAAAGATTGCGATGTATTAATCGTGCGTTCGCGCACCCAAGTCAACCAAGCCTTACTCGAAGGCAGCTCGATTAAATTTGTCGGCTCAACCGTAGCAGGGCTTGATCATGTTGATCAGGACTATCTTAAAAACAATGACATTGAGTTTTTCTCCGCCCAAGGCTGTAACTCGATGGCGGTGGCGGAATTTGTTATTAGTACGATTATTAACTTAGCTGAAAAGCACAAATTTAATTATCAACAAAAAACCTTGGGAATAATCGGTGTGGGTAATGTGGGTTCGCGTCTAGCGGCAAAAGCAGATCTTTTAGGCATTAAAACCTTACTGAATGACCCGATTCGTCAGCATAATGAAAATTTGGGAAATTTTGTTGATCTTGACATCGCACTCAGCGCTGATATTGTCACTTTTCATACGCCTTTGACGTTTGACGGGCAATATCCAAGCTATAAACTACTTAATCAGGCTAATTTTCACCATATTAACGAGCAAACCATCCTTTTTAACGCCGCGCGTGGCGGTGTCATCGATGAAAAAATTTGGGAAAAAACGCAAACGCTTGAAAATGTGATCGATTGTTGGGAAAATGAGCCAAATATTAACCAAAACTTACAAAAAACCGCCTATTTAGCCTCACCACACATCGCTGGACACTCTGTTGATGCCAAATTTATGGGAAGTTTTATGGTTTATGAAGCTTTATGTGAATTTTTTGGCGAAAAACAGCAAGAAAACATCAAAAACCTCATAAATCCTGGTGTTTTAATGCTAAAAAGTGATAATTTACTCGATTCTCTTAACGAGATTTACGATTTTAAACAAGACACAATAGCCATTAAAAATATTGAAAATTTTGAAATTTATCGCCGAAATTATCCAATTCGCTACGAATGGCCACATTACCGTAGCAAAACACCTCTGCCAATTGTCTAG
- a CDS encoding multiheme c-type cytochrome, which produces MKAIIKSLIFFLSLMFLSSSAFSSVTEPPAQMSETSKQCATCHKKNNNGIVQQWGDSKHHRAKVGCYECHAADPGDKDAFLHGKKGDKKLISIIVSPRDCANCHAHEVKQTEDSHHAKAGRILGSLDNLLAEVVEGNSGFVTEGFPDGNSAAAVNGCWQCHGSQVKVLEDGALDPATWPNTGIGRINPDGSEGACTACHSRHSFSVEQARAPETCGKCHMGPDHPHIEIYNESKHGIQYASQKGQLGMDKSKWVPGEDYYTAPTCSTCHMGATKDQDVTHDVGMRISWNNRPPVSIRPEVSDKKMGLPGQHVDWETRRDNMQDVCSACHSEDYIENFYAQYDGLVNLYNEKFAKPGIKLMKAAKPLMKPVKFSNKIDFIWFEIWHHEGRRARHGAAMMGPDITHWHGTYEVAKHFYAKFIPELEYLVEKGMRSTSEKKQASAALLQATIDEVLNSDNHKWYLGKMSAKQQEIRKKATADFKAQFEK; this is translated from the coding sequence ATGAAAGCAATTATAAAAAGTTTAATTTTCTTTTTATCTTTGATGTTTTTAAGTAGCTCGGCGTTTTCGTCAGTTACTGAGCCGCCCGCTCAAATGTCAGAGACTAGTAAGCAATGTGCCACTTGCCATAAAAAGAACAATAACGGCATCGTCCAGCAATGGGGGGACAGCAAACATCATCGTGCTAAAGTAGGCTGTTACGAATGTCACGCTGCTGATCCTGGAGATAAAGATGCTTTCTTGCATGGTAAGAAAGGCGATAAAAAACTAATCTCCATTATCGTATCCCCACGTGATTGTGCAAATTGCCACGCTCACGAAGTTAAACAAACTGAAGATTCACACCATGCTAAAGCAGGTCGAATTCTAGGATCGCTAGATAATTTATTAGCAGAGGTTGTGGAGGGTAATAGTGGCTTTGTAACAGAAGGATTCCCTGATGGTAATTCTGCTGCTGCCGTTAATGGCTGTTGGCAGTGTCACGGTTCACAGGTAAAGGTGCTAGAAGATGGTGCGCTAGATCCTGCAACATGGCCAAACACAGGTATTGGTAGAATCAACCCTGATGGCTCAGAAGGCGCTTGCACAGCTTGTCATTCTCGTCATAGCTTCTCGGTAGAGCAAGCACGTGCACCTGAAACCTGTGGTAAGTGTCATATGGGCCCTGATCATCCACATATCGAAATCTACAATGAGTCTAAGCATGGTATTCAATATGCTTCTCAAAAAGGTCAATTAGGTATGGATAAGTCCAAGTGGGTTCCTGGTGAAGATTACTACACCGCCCCAACTTGCTCAACTTGTCATATGGGTGCGACTAAAGATCAAGATGTGACACATGATGTAGGTATGCGCATCTCTTGGAACAATCGCCCACCAGTATCTATTCGTCCTGAAGTGTCTGATAAGAAAATGGGTCTACCTGGTCAACACGTCGATTGGGAAACTCGTCGAGACAACATGCAAGATGTTTGTTCCGCTTGTCACTCAGAAGACTATATTGAAAACTTCTATGCACAATATGATGGATTGGTTAACTTGTACAATGAAAAGTTTGCCAAGCCTGGTATTAAGTTAATGAAGGCCGCTAAACCATTGATGAAGCCAGTTAAATTCTCTAATAAGATTGACTTTATTTGGTTTGAAATCTGGCATCACGAAGGTCGTCGAGCTCGTCATGGTGCTGCAATGATGGGTCCTGATATCACTCATTGGCATGGTACTTATGAAGTTGCTAAGCATTTCTATGCTAAGTTCATTCCAGAATTAGAGTACCTAGTTGAAAAAGGTATGCGCTCTACATCTGAGAAGAAACAAGCATCTGCTGCGCTTTTACAGGCAACCATTGATGAAGTGCTCAACTCGGATAACCATAAATGGTACCTGGGCAAGATGAGCGCCAAACAGCAGGAGATTCGCAAGAAGGCGACTGCAGACTTTAAGGCTCAATTTGAAAAATAA
- a CDS encoding Crp/Fnr family transcriptional regulator produces MISAKNYHNKYYKFLEKTSIFKDIDTNDLVDFLETIKIKQYRKGEMVTFDSQEHAKCYIVFDGLFKLTRVDERGDEIVIALVDKKDIVSPMHYSKHYDICAEFVKNTTLIYFNKDEIERFTEKSHQFSTNIITYLAGNVQKLMVNAEVLQLKSAKEKVGWYLAHSKINNTFRLPYSKSLIASYLGIKPESFSRALVLLKEEGISLANKTINLESGDELCKYCDKVTGSNCRSFESEGCAHA; encoded by the coding sequence ATGATTTCTGCAAAAAATTACCACAATAAATACTATAAGTTTTTGGAAAAGACGTCTATATTTAAAGATATAGATACGAACGATCTGGTCGATTTTCTTGAGACGATTAAAATTAAGCAATATCGCAAAGGGGAGATGGTCACCTTTGATTCGCAAGAGCATGCCAAGTGTTATATTGTATTTGATGGCTTGTTCAAACTTACCAGAGTAGATGAGAGAGGTGATGAAATAGTCATCGCTCTGGTGGATAAAAAAGATATTGTGTCGCCAATGCATTATTCTAAGCATTATGACATTTGTGCAGAATTCGTTAAAAATACCACCTTGATTTATTTTAATAAAGATGAAATTGAGAGATTTACAGAGAAAAGCCATCAATTCTCTACCAACATCATTACTTATTTGGCAGGCAATGTGCAGAAATTGATGGTTAATGCCGAGGTGTTGCAATTGAAATCTGCCAAGGAGAAAGTGGGCTGGTATTTGGCGCACAGCAAAATTAACAACACATTTAGATTGCCTTATTCAAAAAGCCTGATTGCCTCTTATTTGGGGATAAAGCCCGAGTCTTTTTCAAGAGCGTTAGTTTTATTAAAAGAAGAAGGTATCAGTCTTGCCAACAAGACTATTAATCTTGAAAGTGGTGATGAGCTGTGTAAATATTGCGACAAAGTGACAGGATCAAATTGCCGCTCTTTTGAGTCTGAAGGTTGTGCACACGCCTAG
- a CDS encoding redoxin domain-containing protein, whose product MNIKRPNRKTLMQFMMVILAIFIIRAYQQQDLTIGLVPSFSSQTLSGEVMSSNPLPDQGVLIHFWATWCPVCNLENDNIQAISKDYKVLNIAIQSGSDLEIQAHAEENNMQLDNIINDQSGSIAKLFGVKGTPSSFFVNTKGRIQFVEVGYVTTLGYRLRLWWAGL is encoded by the coding sequence ATGAACATTAAACGACCAAATCGAAAAACCCTCATGCAATTTATGATGGTTATTTTAGCCATTTTTATTATCCGCGCCTATCAACAACAAGATTTAACTATTGGCTTAGTACCGAGCTTTAGCTCACAAACGCTAAGTGGCGAAGTCATGAGCTCCAATCCACTACCAGATCAAGGGGTGTTAATTCACTTTTGGGCCACTTGGTGCCCTGTGTGCAATCTAGAAAATGACAACATTCAAGCCATTTCAAAAGACTATAAAGTGCTAAATATTGCTATTCAGTCAGGCAGTGATTTAGAGATTCAAGCACATGCTGAAGAAAACAATATGCAGCTCGACAATATTATTAACGACCAATCCGGCTCGATTGCCAAACTATTTGGCGTTAAAGGCACGCCCAGTAGTTTTTTTGTAAACACCAAAGGCAGAATTCAGTTTGTTGAAGTGGGCTATGTCACTACACTAGGCTATCGTTTAAGGCTATGGTGGGCAGGACTTTAA
- a CDS encoding chaperone NapD — MEQTKDSIDICGVLVHTSKGKEEEVKNALSIIEGVEVHHTTQDSRLLVTIELQGRKQIMDTMGSFNDIPYVISTVLTYQHSEEV; from the coding sequence ATGGAGCAGACTAAGGATAGTATTGATATTTGTGGTGTTTTAGTGCACACAAGTAAAGGTAAGGAAGAAGAGGTAAAAAATGCGCTCAGCATAATAGAAGGCGTCGAAGTGCATCATACAACACAAGATTCACGATTACTAGTCACCATTGAGCTCCAAGGTAGAAAACAAATTATGGATACCATGGGCAGTTTTAACGATATACCTTATGTAATTTCTACTGTATTAACTTACCAACACTCAGAAGAAGTGTAG
- a CDS encoding tetratricopeptide repeat protein: MKSKKLITLLLFCITALNYPALAKLPDSSKILQQVGQIMQDNKFKESEQKLKNIIANSPSKQAYVELANLYIGQNKNQEAIGYYQEAALLEPTDPKVFTSMSVAYLHLGFYEASKAMAQQALALKPTLEHASKIVEYIDKKQAVLARAAKAGKTN, from the coding sequence ATGAAATCAAAAAAACTAATCACATTACTACTATTTTGTATCACTGCTTTAAACTACCCTGCCCTGGCAAAATTACCAGATTCAAGCAAAATTTTGCAACAGGTAGGTCAAATAATGCAAGATAATAAATTCAAAGAGTCTGAACAAAAGCTCAAAAATATAATTGCAAATTCTCCCAGTAAGCAAGCTTATGTAGAATTAGCCAATTTATATATTGGGCAAAACAAAAACCAGGAGGCAATCGGTTATTATCAAGAGGCGGCGCTATTAGAGCCAACAGATCCAAAGGTCTTTACATCTATGTCTGTTGCCTATCTGCATCTTGGATTTTACGAAGCATCCAAAGCAATGGCACAGCAGGCTTTAGCCCTAAAACCAACACTCGAGCATGCAAGTAAAATTGTTGAATATATTGACAAAAAGCAAGCTGTGTTAGCCAGAGCGGCTAAAGCCGGGAAAACGAATTAA
- a CDS encoding molybdopterin oxidoreductase family protein: MSFKTTCPYCGVGCGIEISRTGSSLKLIGDKDSPVNQGMLCIKGQTLLETVGSDDDRLLVPSTGSWSSAIKRISEAFKNTPKDSIALYLSGQMLMEDLYVAKKFAHAYGIKNLESNSRLCMYSTVAANNRAYGSDIVPVSYDDIYQAETVFIIGSNTADCHPIVFNHIKKSKAFVVCVDVYKSTTAKRSDLFIQVEPGQDMVLIDDLVNQSWFKDKKTLSVYSQGLTQSTDATDKVNALINAHIKTGNINKPGCGVLSLTGQCNAMGGREIGIKTQDLTATEFFSTDQIKTLWVMATNPAHSMINYRQFETLIVSDFTKTLTTQDADIVLPACSWSEQTGHQKNSERRYLEQNAFLPPAGESKPDWEIICLVAKELGLEGFDYAHADEIWAEMDIDQTWTSNIQVREVPVEINTPEREYGSSINNGRLLAQWHGMSRTGKSETLNKMTQENSAMVSIHHITNTELFKDKEVELDKYSKQPCFKG, from the coding sequence ACAACTTGTCCTTATTGTGGCGTTGGTTGCGGTATTGAAATTAGCCGCACAGGATCAAGCCTAAAATTAATCGGAGATAAAGACTCGCCTGTTAATCAGGGCATGCTCTGCATTAAAGGCCAAACCTTGTTAGAAACTGTGGGTAGCGACGATGATAGACTCCTAGTGCCATCAACTGGTAGTTGGTCGAGTGCTATTAAGCGTATTAGCGAGGCGTTTAAAAACACCCCAAAAGATTCGATCGCGTTGTACCTCTCTGGTCAAATGCTGATGGAGGACTTATATGTGGCCAAAAAATTTGCCCATGCTTATGGCATTAAAAATCTAGAGAGTAATTCCAGGTTATGTATGTATTCTACGGTGGCTGCTAACAATCGAGCTTATGGCAGCGATATTGTGCCGGTGTCGTATGATGATATTTATCAAGCTGAAACAGTTTTTATTATTGGTAGTAATACCGCAGATTGCCACCCGATTGTGTTTAATCATATTAAGAAATCTAAGGCTTTTGTGGTGTGCGTGGATGTGTACAAAAGTACCACTGCCAAACGCTCTGATTTGTTTATTCAGGTTGAGCCAGGCCAAGATATGGTATTGATTGATGATTTGGTCAATCAGTCTTGGTTTAAGGATAAAAAAACTTTAAGTGTTTATTCTCAAGGGCTAACCCAATCAACTGACGCCACCGATAAGGTCAACGCGTTGATCAATGCTCATATTAAAACAGGTAATATCAACAAACCAGGCTGCGGCGTTTTGTCACTTACAGGGCAATGTAACGCCATGGGTGGGCGTGAAATTGGCATTAAAACTCAAGACTTAACCGCGACTGAATTTTTCTCTACAGATCAAATTAAAACCCTTTGGGTAATGGCAACCAACCCAGCTCATAGCATGATAAATTACCGACAATTTGAAACACTAATTGTTTCAGATTTTACAAAAACTCTAACCACGCAAGACGCAGACATTGTCTTACCAGCTTGTAGCTGGAGTGAGCAAACAGGTCATCAGAAAAATTCTGAGCGTCGATATTTAGAGCAAAATGCATTTTTACCACCAGCGGGTGAGTCAAAGCCCGATTGGGAGATTATCTGCCTAGTAGCGAAAGAGCTAGGTTTAGAAGGTTTTGATTATGCGCATGCTGATGAAATTTGGGCAGAAATGGACATTGATCAAACTTGGACGTCTAATATCCAGGTAAGAGAAGTGCCTGTTGAAATCAACACCCCCGAAAGAGAATACGGCTCGTCGATTAATAATGGGCGTTTATTGGCGCAATGGCACGGAATGAGCAGAACAGGTAAAAGCGAAACGCTTAATAAAATGACTCAAGAGAATTCTGCAATGGTGTCAATACATCACATCACCAATACTGAGCTGTTTAAAGATAAGGAAGTTGAGCTAGACAAGTACTCCAAACAGCCTTGCTTTAAAGGCTAG
- the napG gene encoding ferredoxin-type protein NapG, with the protein MAISRREFFINSAKLATTSALIATGLISYSKYAYAIPATAIRPPGALKEKEFISACIRCGLCVNDCPFPTLSLATEKDNIAIGTPFFTARKAGCEMCDDIPCVKACPTGALDKSLTDINDAKMGLARIVDTKGCIAYQGLRCEVCFNICPLQGKAITVEMRHNDRSGKHALFVPMVNYEHCTGCGKCEEACIMEEAVIKVLPTHLAMGKRQAHYKIGWEEKQKSGGSLVSPDIEHQYNLPKGKKYDLQGEGLTDVNTSLDNALDALNNLNPLFDIKKK; encoded by the coding sequence ATGGCTATTTCTCGTCGAGAGTTTTTCATAAATTCTGCAAAATTAGCCACCACATCAGCCCTGATTGCAACCGGGCTCATCAGTTATTCAAAATATGCGTATGCAATTCCAGCAACTGCCATACGCCCGCCTGGCGCCTTAAAAGAAAAAGAGTTTATTTCAGCTTGTATTCGTTGCGGGTTGTGTGTCAATGATTGCCCATTTCCAACCTTATCGTTAGCAACTGAAAAAGACAATATAGCAATTGGCACTCCTTTCTTTACTGCGCGTAAAGCAGGATGCGAGATGTGCGACGATATTCCTTGCGTTAAGGCTTGCCCAACAGGTGCATTGGATAAAAGTCTAACGGATATTAATGATGCAAAAATGGGGCTTGCACGCATTGTCGACACCAAAGGCTGTATTGCTTATCAAGGGTTAAGATGCGAGGTGTGTTTTAATATTTGCCCACTTCAGGGTAAAGCGATCACTGTAGAAATGCGACATAATGACCGCAGTGGTAAGCATGCGCTCTTTGTTCCAATGGTTAATTATGAGCATTGCACCGGTTGCGGAAAGTGTGAAGAGGCTTGTATTATGGAAGAAGCAGTTATCAAAGTATTGCCGACTCATTTAGCCATGGGTAAGCGTCAAGCGCATTACAAAATTGGCTGGGAGGAAAAGCAAAAATCTGGTGGATCTCTGGTGTCCCCAGATATTGAGCATCAATACAATCTTCCTAAAGGTAAAAAATATGACTTGCAAGGCGAAGGTTTGACAGATGTCAATACTTCTTTAGATAATGCACTGGATGCCTTGAACAATCTTAACCCGTTGTTTGATATTAAGAAAAAATGA
- the ung gene encoding uracil-DNA glycosylase yields MVGRTLNNDWSEYLDPLFQQESFQRLEEFLQYQKDKKISIFPPEAQIFKAFELSSFAKTQVVILGQDPYHNEHQAHGLSFSVPDGIKIPPSLLNIYKELELDLGITPNASGNLERWASQGVLLLNSALTVEKNSPGSHAKTPWIDFTEAVIQQLSDHKQNLVFLLWGAHAQQKSELIDSDKHLVLVASHPSPFSAYKGFFGCKHFSKTNDYLKINHLQQINWQP; encoded by the coding sequence ATGGTGGGCAGGACTTTAAACAATGATTGGTCTGAGTATTTAGACCCTTTATTTCAACAAGAATCTTTTCAAAGACTTGAAGAATTCTTGCAATATCAAAAAGATAAAAAAATCAGTATTTTTCCACCTGAGGCACAAATTTTTAAAGCGTTTGAGCTCAGTAGCTTTGCCAAAACTCAGGTAGTTATCCTTGGGCAAGACCCTTATCATAACGAACATCAGGCGCACGGACTCAGCTTTTCGGTGCCCGATGGTATAAAAATACCGCCTTCGCTGCTCAACATCTACAAAGAGTTAGAGTTGGATTTGGGCATTACGCCTAATGCTAGTGGCAATTTAGAGCGTTGGGCATCTCAAGGCGTACTACTGCTTAATAGTGCACTCACCGTTGAGAAAAACTCCCCAGGATCACATGCAAAAACCCCTTGGATTGATTTCACCGAAGCCGTGATTCAACAACTCAGCGATCACAAGCAAAACTTGGTGTTTTTGCTTTGGGGTGCGCACGCACAACAAAAATCCGAGCTGATCGATAGCGATAAACACCTAGTATTAGTCGCCTCACATCCGTCACCTTTTTCTGCTTATAAAGGTTTTTTTGGTTGTAAACATTTCTCTAAGACTAATGACTACCTTAAAATAAACCATTTACAACAAATTAATTGGCAACCATGA